In Elusimicrobiota bacterium, one DNA window encodes the following:
- a CDS encoding D-glycerate dehydrogenase, translating into MAKTIGVTRRLPPEGLDLLRASGATVILNEEDRPLSPEELRALAARCDGLIVQLVDRVDAALLDAGKNLKVVANYAVGVDNIDRAAAAARGVVVTNTPDVLTRATAELAWALLLGAARRVVEGDRLTREGGFRGWAPLLHLGVGVSGKTLGIVGAGRIGAAVARIGAGFGMPVLYHARSAHPEIEREARAVRVDLPRLLAESDFVSLHVPLTAETRHLIGEKELSSMKPTAVLVNTARGPVVDEEALVRALKQKKIFAAGLDVFEREPQLAAGLAELPNVLLAPHAGSATFETRAEMSVLAAKNVLAVLEGRPALTPVRT; encoded by the coding sequence GTGGCTAAAACCATCGGCGTCACGCGGCGGCTTCCGCCGGAAGGGCTGGACCTGCTTCGCGCTTCCGGCGCGACGGTGATTTTAAACGAGGAAGACCGGCCTCTCTCGCCCGAGGAGCTTCGGGCGCTCGCGGCCCGATGCGACGGGCTGATCGTCCAGTTGGTGGACCGGGTGGACGCCGCGCTGTTGGACGCCGGGAAAAATTTGAAAGTCGTGGCCAACTACGCGGTCGGCGTGGACAACATCGATCGCGCCGCCGCGGCGGCCCGGGGCGTCGTCGTCACCAACACCCCGGACGTTTTGACTCGGGCGACCGCCGAGCTGGCCTGGGCGCTCCTTTTGGGCGCCGCCCGACGGGTGGTCGAGGGCGACCGGTTGACCCGGGAAGGCGGCTTTCGCGGGTGGGCGCCGCTCCTTCATTTGGGCGTGGGCGTTTCCGGGAAAACCCTGGGGATCGTGGGGGCGGGGCGCATCGGCGCGGCGGTGGCGCGGATCGGCGCGGGGTTCGGCATGCCGGTGCTTTACCACGCCCGGTCGGCCCACCCGGAGATCGAGCGGGAGGCCCGGGCCGTGCGGGTGGATTTGCCCCGGCTTTTGGCCGAAAGCGATTTTGTTTCCCTGCACGTGCCGCTCACGGCGGAAACGCGGCATTTGATCGGCGAAAAGGAATTGTCGTCCATGAAACCCACGGCGGTCCTGGTCAACACGGCCCGGGGGCCCGTGGTGGACGAGGAGGCCCTGGTGCGGGCGCTGAAACAAAAAAAGATTTTCGCCGCGGGGTTGGACGTTTTTGAGAGGGAACCGCAATTGGCCGCGGGGTTGGCGGAATTGCCGAACGTTTTGTTGGCCCCACACGCCGGGAGCGCCACCTTTGAAACCCGGGCCGAGATGTCGGTCCTGGCGGCCAAGAACGTGCTGGCTGTTCTAGAGGGCCGCCCGGCCCTCACCCCGGTGCGAACTTAG
- a CDS encoding PBP1A family penicillin-binding protein, producing MSPFHRTVSRPVAVALFAFAGLLVVISLVLRHFLVDLPSIQSLENYTPSLVTKLYDVRGELITELFVEKRSVLPLTQIPVDFQHAVLAIEDNNFYSHWGVDAKGVIRAFLANLRSGRLVQGASTVTQQLAKNIFLTRERTMTRKVKELLLTLQMEASLSKDEILQLYINQIYFGNGAYGLESAAKTFFGKSADQLNLPECALLAGLPKGPDKYSPYRHRDRAIRRRNLVLRRMREEGYITEQEELRAGGAGHLFTKKAPDKINAQYFVEMVRIQLEPTYGSEALYKGGYSIYTTLDARMQRAAEEATQKNLTSFDDRYAEQRLTQLVKDKKLAPEFLEKWKKWKADPEKNEEPEEHVEPVPVQGALVSVDPHTGGIRALVGGRDFQESQFNRATQAKRQPGSTFKPFVWLAALESGLTAATVVDDLPIAYTDVERHPRLVAEATDYATLMQMVTGYYTPDLPPDAPNPIWAPRNWDDKFLGPVTLRRGLALSRNLVSVRLIDRVGPKAVVDLAHRAGIQSPLDAVLSLGLGSSVVTVLEMTSAMGTLANGGVHMQPFAVLKVVDRYGKVLEEHVPQGDPGLSPQSAFLTTRLMQAVVQEGTGVYARNVGRPVAGKTGTTQDMRDFWFLGFGPDLVTGVWLGYDDFVPLGKKLTSAGTTVPWWTDYMAQAVKFLPTRDFPVPPGVSFAKIDRDTGYLALPTCPHVVLEAFRDGAAPKEFCPVDHEAQEDLKDENITE from the coding sequence ATGTCCCCCTTCCACCGCACCGTCTCCCGTCCCGTGGCCGTCGCCCTTTTCGCCTTCGCGGGCCTGTTGGTGGTCATTTCCCTGGTGCTCCGTCATTTCCTGGTGGACCTGCCCTCCATTCAAAGCCTGGAAAACTACACCCCCTCCCTGGTGACGAAGCTCTACGACGTCCGGGGCGAGCTGATCACGGAACTTTTCGTCGAGAAACGGAGCGTCCTGCCCCTCACCCAGATCCCCGTGGACTTCCAGCACGCGGTGCTGGCCATCGAGGACAACAACTTTTACAGCCACTGGGGGGTGGACGCCAAAGGGGTCATTCGGGCGTTTTTGGCCAACCTGCGCTCGGGGCGGCTGGTCCAGGGGGCCTCGACCGTCACCCAGCAGTTGGCCAAAAACATCTTTTTGACCCGGGAACGCACCATGACCCGGAAAGTCAAAGAGCTCCTGCTCACCCTCCAAATGGAGGCCAGCCTCAGCAAAGACGAGATCCTCCAGCTCTACATCAACCAGATCTATTTCGGAAACGGGGCCTACGGGCTGGAGTCGGCCGCTAAAACCTTTTTCGGCAAATCGGCGGACCAGCTGAACCTGCCGGAATGCGCGCTCCTGGCCGGGCTGCCCAAGGGGCCGGACAAATATTCCCCCTACCGCCACCGGGACCGGGCCATCCGCCGGCGGAACCTCGTCCTGCGGCGCATGCGGGAAGAGGGCTACATCACCGAGCAGGAAGAACTGCGGGCGGGCGGGGCGGGACACCTTTTCACCAAGAAGGCGCCGGACAAAATCAACGCCCAGTACTTCGTGGAAATGGTTCGTATTCAGCTGGAGCCCACCTACGGGTCGGAAGCGCTTTACAAGGGCGGCTACTCCATTTACACCACGCTGGACGCCCGCATGCAACGGGCCGCCGAGGAAGCCACCCAGAAAAACCTCACCTCCTTCGACGACCGTTACGCCGAACAGCGGCTGACCCAGCTGGTCAAAGACAAAAAACTGGCCCCGGAATTTTTGGAGAAGTGGAAAAAGTGGAAGGCCGACCCGGAAAAGAACGAGGAGCCCGAGGAACACGTGGAGCCCGTGCCCGTCCAGGGCGCGCTCGTTTCCGTGGACCCCCACACGGGCGGCATTCGGGCGCTGGTGGGCGGGCGGGACTTTCAGGAAAGCCAGTTCAACCGGGCCACCCAGGCCAAACGCCAGCCGGGCTCGACCTTTAAACCCTTCGTGTGGCTGGCGGCCCTGGAGTCCGGACTCACGGCCGCGACGGTGGTGGACGACCTGCCCATCGCCTACACCGACGTGGAGCGACACCCGCGCCTGGTGGCCGAAGCCACGGACTACGCCACGCTCATGCAGATGGTCACGGGCTACTACACGCCGGACCTGCCCCCCGACGCGCCCAACCCCATCTGGGCGCCGCGCAACTGGGACGATAAATTTTTGGGGCCCGTCACCCTTCGGCGCGGTTTGGCCCTTTCCCGAAACCTCGTGTCCGTGCGGTTGATCGACCGCGTGGGCCCCAAGGCCGTGGTGGACCTGGCCCACCGGGCCGGCATTCAAAGCCCTCTGGACGCGGTGCTCTCCCTGGGGTTGGGCTCGTCGGTGGTCACCGTCCTTGAAATGACGAGCGCCATGGGCACCCTGGCCAACGGCGGCGTGCACATGCAACCCTTCGCGGTGCTGAAAGTCGTGGACCGTTACGGAAAAGTCCTGGAGGAACACGTGCCCCAGGGCGACCCGGGCCTCTCGCCCCAGAGCGCCTTTTTGACCACGCGGCTCATGCAGGCCGTGGTGCAGGAAGGCACCGGCGTTTACGCGCGCAACGTGGGGCGGCCCGTGGCCGGCAAAACCGGAACCACCCAGGACATGCGCGACTTTTGGTTCCTGGGCTTCGGCCCCGACCTGGTGACCGGCGTGTGGCTGGGCTACGACGACTTTGTGCCCCTGGGGAAGAAACTGACCAGCGCGGGCACCACGGTCCCCTGGTGGACGGACTACATGGCCCAGGCGGTGAAGTTTTTGCCGACCCGGGACTTCCCCGTTCCGCCCGGCGTGTCCTTCGCCAAAATCGACCGGGACACGGGCTACCTGGCCCTGCCCACCTGCCCCCACGTGGTTCTGGAAGCCTTCCGCGACGGCGCGGCTCCCAAGGAGTTCTGCCCCGTGGACCACGAGGCCCAGGAAGATTTGAAGGACGAAAACATCACCGAGTGA
- a CDS encoding cation:proton antiporter, translating to MTASPTPAEFSLLTDIALGIVFAAAASHVARILRQPLILGYVLGGVLLGSHLGFGLVTDERSIELISEIGLIFLLFIIGLEINLRELAKMGKAALAVGGLQMAGGVALGGLFFGSLRSVFGVGSFEVLYLAVATALSSTLIVVKVLHDKFELHTTSGRLTVGVLVLQDLAAILFLALQPNLSHPELVHIASSLSLGLALVGVSFLVSRFLLSPLFASAARLPELVLLTSIAWCFGLGAAAEHLGLSKEMGALIAGLSIAAFPYGADVISKLSGVRDFFVTLFFVSLGLKVAPPTAHTLGLSGLMILFVFASRLATVAPTAAVMKQGWRNGLIVGLNLSQISEFSLVILALGTGYGHVSADLSALVLTALLLASVVSTYAIQFNDKLVRALLAVLGFVGIRERSTNHPAEAQLLKEHRDIVLLGCYRIGQGFLSAVEKSAPSLKKRILVVDYDATQKDRLRARGFHWLYGDLANPETLRHIGIEQASIVICSISDTFLKGITNRRLLSHLKDLSPKAKIVMTADENEEADRMLKEGAGDVMVSGRLSGAYLFDLVTGKNR from the coding sequence GTGACCGCCTCCCCGACCCCGGCGGAATTTTCCCTCCTCACCGACATCGCCCTCGGCATCGTTTTCGCCGCCGCGGCCTCCCACGTGGCGCGGATTCTCCGCCAACCGCTCATTTTGGGCTACGTGCTGGGGGGCGTGCTTTTGGGTTCCCACCTGGGCTTCGGCCTCGTCACCGACGAGCGGAGCATCGAACTGATCTCCGAAATCGGGCTCATCTTCCTGTTGTTCATCATCGGCTTGGAAATCAATCTGCGGGAGTTGGCCAAAATGGGCAAGGCCGCCCTGGCCGTGGGCGGGCTTCAAATGGCGGGGGGCGTCGCCCTGGGCGGGCTGTTCTTCGGCTCCCTGCGTTCGGTCTTCGGCGTGGGGTCCTTCGAGGTGTTGTATCTGGCCGTGGCCACGGCCCTCAGCTCCACCCTGATCGTCGTGAAGGTCCTCCACGACAAATTCGAACTGCACACCACCTCGGGGCGGCTCACGGTGGGCGTGCTCGTGCTCCAGGACCTGGCGGCCATTTTGTTCCTGGCCCTCCAACCCAACCTGTCCCACCCGGAACTGGTTCACATCGCCTCGTCGTTAAGCCTGGGCCTGGCCCTGGTGGGCGTGTCCTTCCTGGTGAGCCGCTTCCTCTTAAGTCCGCTCTTCGCCTCCGCCGCGCGGCTGCCGGAATTGGTGCTTCTGACTTCCATCGCCTGGTGCTTCGGCCTGGGCGCGGCGGCGGAACACCTGGGGCTCTCCAAGGAAATGGGCGCTCTGATCGCGGGCTTAAGCATCGCGGCCTTTCCCTACGGGGCCGACGTGATCTCCAAACTTTCCGGCGTGCGGGACTTCTTCGTGACGCTCTTCTTCGTTTCCCTGGGCCTTAAAGTCGCGCCCCCGACCGCCCACACCCTGGGGCTCTCGGGTCTCATGATCCTTTTTGTTTTCGCCAGCCGCCTCGCGACCGTGGCGCCCACGGCGGCGGTGATGAAGCAGGGGTGGCGGAACGGGCTGATCGTCGGATTAAACCTCTCCCAGATCAGCGAGTTCTCCCTGGTCATCCTGGCCCTGGGCACGGGCTACGGCCACGTCTCGGCGGACCTGTCGGCCCTGGTGCTGACGGCGCTCCTGCTGGCGTCGGTGGTCTCGACTTACGCCATTCAGTTCAACGACAAATTGGTGCGCGCCCTTCTGGCCGTCCTGGGTTTCGTGGGAATACGGGAGCGGTCCACGAACCACCCCGCGGAAGCGCAACTGCTGAAGGAACACCGGGACATCGTGCTCCTGGGTTGTTACCGCATCGGCCAGGGATTTTTGAGCGCGGTCGAGAAATCGGCCCCGAGCCTTAAAAAAAGAATCTTGGTGGTGGATTACGACGCCACCCAAAAAGACCGCCTCCGAGCCCGGGGCTTCCATTGGCTCTACGGCGACCTGGCGAACCCGGAGACCCTCCGCCACATCGGCATCGAACAGGCGAGCATCGTGATTTGCTCCATCTCCGACACCTTCCTCAAGGGCATCACCAACCGGCGCTTGCTCTCGCACTTGAAGGACCTCAGCCCCAAGGCCAAGATCGTCATGACGGCGGACGAGAACGAGGAGGCGGACCGGATGCTGAAGGAAGGGGCGGGGGACGTGATGGTCTCCGGACGGCTGTCCGGAGCGTACTTGTTCGATTTGGTGACGGGGAAGAACCGCTAG
- a CDS encoding CopG family transcriptional regulator, which produces MSPKIKYTYKPMEARVIRDFLPPPEELAFKEDNVKVTMSLSRSSVDFFKNAARKRHTHYQKMIRTLLDAYAARYK; this is translated from the coding sequence ATGAGTCCGAAAATCAAATACACCTATAAACCCATGGAAGCGCGGGTCATTCGCGACTTTCTCCCCCCTCCGGAAGAACTCGCGTTCAAGGAAGACAACGTCAAAGTCACAATGTCTTTGAGCCGATCCAGCGTCGACTTCTTTAAAAACGCCGCGCGAAAACGCCATACCCATTACCAAAAGATGATCCGAACCCTATTGGATGCCTACGCGGCGAGGTATAAATAG